One window of Labilithrix sp. genomic DNA carries:
- a CDS encoding MFS transporter — protein sequence MDEHATTPGRMIVALAPPVMLAGVSAGMAFPILPSVGMRVGLPVAFIGLVLAANRIVRVLVSPSVGSLIDRFGGRRAMIAGLLLQAAGMIAFVFGVTTAYPGTFFLVGRVLHGMGGAGVFIAAQALALHGGGPTHAGRVAGAVRAAIQLGVPIGLVSAGFLADLSNEVVTFAAGAAGVALSAITTFALVPDLRVQAAPRTPVVRALREMANARLAALGALGFASAFAGSGVVLTTVALLVHVERLSAFGLPERATSSVLMGWLVVTEAAAMPWLGRLGDKKDVHAEVALAGLLFTIPGLVVLAFAVRVPTVALGMGILGVGVAGMGPSLLALLGRIVPPERRGLGIGALQVASDIGGALGPLAGSALFAGSLATPYLVAAAVNALLLPFGWSLVRRTR from the coding sequence ATGGACGAGCACGCGACGACCCCGGGCCGCATGATCGTCGCCCTCGCGCCGCCGGTGATGCTCGCGGGCGTGTCGGCGGGGATGGCGTTCCCGATCCTCCCGAGCGTCGGGATGCGGGTCGGCTTGCCGGTCGCGTTCATCGGCCTCGTGCTCGCGGCGAACCGCATCGTCCGCGTGCTCGTGAGCCCGAGCGTCGGCTCGCTCATCGATCGCTTCGGCGGCCGCCGCGCGATGATCGCGGGCCTCCTCCTCCAGGCCGCGGGGATGATCGCCTTCGTCTTCGGCGTGACGACGGCGTACCCCGGCACGTTCTTCCTCGTGGGCCGGGTCCTCCACGGAATGGGCGGCGCCGGCGTGTTCATCGCCGCGCAGGCGCTCGCGCTCCACGGCGGCGGCCCCACGCACGCGGGCCGCGTCGCCGGCGCCGTGCGCGCCGCGATCCAGCTCGGCGTCCCGATCGGCCTCGTGAGCGCGGGCTTCCTCGCCGATCTCTCGAACGAGGTCGTGACCTTCGCCGCCGGCGCCGCGGGCGTGGCGCTCTCCGCGATCACGACGTTCGCGCTCGTCCCCGATCTCCGCGTGCAGGCGGCGCCGCGCACGCCGGTCGTCCGCGCGCTGCGGGAGATGGCGAACGCCCGCCTCGCCGCGCTCGGCGCGCTCGGGTTCGCGAGCGCGTTCGCGGGGTCGGGCGTGGTGCTCACCACCGTCGCGCTCCTCGTCCACGTCGAGCGGCTCTCCGCGTTCGGTCTTCCCGAGCGCGCGACGTCGAGCGTGCTCATGGGCTGGCTCGTCGTGACCGAGGCGGCGGCGATGCCGTGGCTCGGCCGCCTCGGCGACAAGAAGGACGTCCACGCCGAGGTCGCGCTCGCGGGGCTCCTCTTCACGATCCCGGGCCTCGTCGTGCTCGCCTTCGCGGTGCGCGTCCCGACCGTCGCGCTCGGGATGGGGATCCTCGGCGTCGGGGTCGCGGGGATGGGCCCGTCGCTGCTCGCGCTCCTCGGGCGCATCGTTCCCCCCGAGCGCCGCGGCCTCGGCATCGGCGCGCTGCAGGTCGCGTCGGACATCGGCGGCGCGCTCGGACCGCTCGCCGGCAGCGCGCTCTTCGCCGGCTCGCTCGCGACCCCTTACCTCGTCGCCGCCGCCGTCAACGCGCTCTTGCTCCCGTTCGGATGGTCCCTCGTTCGCCGCACGCGCTAG